The sequence GCAGTCATATGACAAAGATGGAGTAGGATGAGTAGTGAAATAAATATTCTCAatttattgtaattttacacagcacaggacaaaaaatacaaaataaattgtcaCAGTTAAAATGAAACCAAGACCTCTGAACATTTAATGATTAAGCCATTTCTGCACAGATTCGTTCCATAAaccaactttttttaaatgtagtttacgagagagcgagagggtgTGGGTTATTAACAGCAACAGCCACTGAGCTCCGTCCGTGAGTAACCAGTACCTAGAGAAAATCTTGCGACCGGTGTGCTATTGGTTGATTTCCTTTGCACTCCTGCGGCCCTGGAGGAGCGAGTCGATGGCTGTGGAGAGAGAGCGTGTGTGCCTGGGGGGGAGTTAGCGGCTGAGCCCGATGATctgcaggaggaagaggaagaggttGATGATGTCCAGATACAAGTTGAGGGCGGCGAAGATGTACTCCTCTGGGTTGATGCTGTACTTGTGTTTCCCGCCGAGCATCAGCTGGGTGTCGATCACCAGGTACTGTGGGGAGACGACGAGAACAGGGTGAGGGGGGCGGACAGGTGGCTGAGGTCACACACGCAGTGGACGGttcaggggtgtgtgtgtgtggacataTACATGTATAGTTAAATGGAaatctatatttaaatgtatataaacagcCGCTCAGGGGGTGTGACTTACCACAGAGAAGACGACTGTCCCCAGCGAGGCGTACAGGATGTACAGCCACTGTGGAGTGAACAGGAGAGACAATATTAGGATCTGATGACTGAATAAACCTCTGCCCTCGCTTTGAGTGAAGGTTAAAAGTGTATTAGCCAGGGTTGAATTTTACAGTCTGTATATCAATCAGGGCTGAgacatcacccccccccccatgaaaCCTGGTTTATCAAGGAAAAAACTATCAGCATTTCACATTGATAGCAGCCATCTTCTTTTCCAGTTTAAAGTTGCTTGGGCTGACCTCAGTTGAGCAGCATTAGGAACACAGAGGTTTTCTGCCACATTGTTCTTGTGTAAATCGACACGGAGAACCTGGTGTCAGATGTACTCACGTCGGTCCGGATTATCGCACACAGAAGTCCGAACGACACGAGAGACCAGCCAATAGCCCACATCGTGCCAGCTGCCAGCGTGAAGTCCCACTGGAAGTACAAAACAATGAAAGCGTTCACTTATTTATATCTCTCAGGTACAGGCTTTCAGACAGCATGCTGTACAACTATTGCCTATTCTCTCCTGGCAGCTCTGCTactttgtatgtttttgttgcGAAACATTGCTACCTACTTTAGACTGCATTGCAAACACACTCAGGGCGAAGGTCACGAATCCTGTAGCTCCCACTGCCCACATCACAGCGTCGGCCGCAAAAAACCTGACGAAATAAAAGCCACAATATTCAGGGACCGACTGGaggctttttaaattaaacttttgtGGTTGGTTTATTCTCTAACTAAGATCCAGTAATTTAGAAGGAGGCTTCATAAGATCCTCACTAGAAGATATTTAATTGGCATTTGCACCTTCGGAGTTGGATTACTCAATTCTAGTTACAACCAATCCTTTATtaaatttcatttcatttcatttcattgatagagattaaaatatttttttttttgccgctGCGGTGTAGTTCTGGAACGGACATCTACTCACACGGTCACCGAGCCGAGCATTAGCCCCTCCATAGCGGTCTAGAGAAACCAGAGTACAAGAGCATCAGCTTCTGCAAAACCACTGCCGTGCATTTCAGTATCGATAGAGTAAACTGGTATGGGGGCACAGgaggtgcattgtgggaatTCATGCTTACAAACAAGCCCAGGAAAATGAAGTTGAGGGGAATGCGGCGCCGGGCCTGTGGGAAGCACGACAGCACAATAATGAGGACAAACACAGCTGGTCTGCAGGgaaaagacgagaagagaagACATGGAATACGTAGGCTCTTCAAGAGGAATCATTGAATATATAGATGATAGATGCACATGTAAAAGCAGTATGAATTGAATGTGTGAGCTGATTCAACGGCTGCAGGAATTGTACAGTAAAGATGGGATGGGTTTTGAATCaggctgctgttttttgtttatattctGAGATTCCttgaaacagcagcagcagtaatgtGTTGATGTGTGCAAGTCAGCAGAGACAGGCAAGAAACGCAGGAGCACTTACATCCATATGTATGTGAACCACACATGAACCATCACCCAGCTCCTGAGCGTGGGcctacaatacatacatacatatataagaacAGAGCAGAGCATTGGGCCCCAAGGCCAGACTTGAAAATCAGGGGCTATTTTCCCTCATGTTATAAGAACAATTTATAGCAAAAAAAAACCCACATAATTTAGAAATCATAATTCGGGCACAGTCCATAATTcatgtccagcccattgccctGTTTTAATGCATGGCTGtatcaatataatat is a genomic window of Amia ocellicauda isolate fAmiCal2 chromosome 10, fAmiCal2.hap1, whole genome shotgun sequence containing:
- the LOC136760173 gene encoding protein lifeguard 1 isoform X1, giving the protein MEKNQFSEQQRTPYNPSGLAMHTTSISNPGYTLQPDFTPAPGRIAVIHPVPEYSPAPTSTITSPADPPPAYPSSSEANSFGDFSDKVIRRAFIRKVYLTLMCQLLVTVGLICMFLYWPTLRSWVMVHVWFTYIWIPAVFVLIIVLSCFPQARRRIPLNFIFLGLFTAMEGLMLGSVTVFFAADAVMWAVGATGFVTFALSVFAMQSKWDFTLAAGTMWAIGWSLVSFGLLCAIIRTDWLYILYASLGTVVFSVYLVIDTQLMLGGKHKYSINPEEYIFAALNLYLDIINLFLFLLQIIGLSR
- the LOC136760173 gene encoding protein lifeguard 1 isoform X2, with protein sequence MEKNQFSEQQRTPYNPSGLAMHTTSISNPGYTLQPDFTPAPGRIAVIHPVPEYSPAPTSTITSPADPPPAYPSSSEANSFGDFSDKVIRRAFIRKVYLTLMCQLLVTVGLICMFLYWFFAADAVMWAVGATGFVTFALSVFAMQSKWDFTLAAGTMWAIGWSLVSFGLLCAIIRTDWLYILYASLGTVVFSVYLVIDTQLMLGGKHKYSINPEEYIFAALNLYLDIINLFLFLLQIIGLSR